AGTTGCCCGCCACCCTTGGACGACTGGTGCGCGAGTCCCGACACGATCATCGCGACCAGGAACCGGAGCAGGCGCTCGTGTGGGCCTACGCCCTCGTGTTGCTTTTGACGCTGGTGTTTGTTTTTGCCGGCATCTCCATCTTCATCATGCCGTCGTATGTGGAAATTTTCGCGGATTTCGACGCGTCACTGCCTTGGCTGACGCAAGTCACGATTGCATTCGCGTGGACGCGCGTGCCGGTATTCCTGCTGGTCGCGACAATTGTTCTGGCGCTGGCGGCCGCAGGCCATGCGACGTGGCAGATGCTGCACACGGCGGACCGTCGACCGAAGCCGTGGGCCGCGCTGACGGACCACCTGCTGTGGTGCGTACCGGGCGTCCGAAGCATGGTGCGAGATCGGGCGCTGGCGGATGTGTTTGGGTGTGTCGCGGACGCGTTGCGGGCGGGTCAGCCGATGGAATCGGCACTTCAGCAAGCGAGCGAACTGCCCATGAACGCAGTCGTGCGTCGTCGGCTGCGACGGTGGGCCGATGCGGTGCAGGCAGGCCGCAACATGGGCGAGGCGGCGCGGGCGGCGCGTTTGCCGGCCATGGCGTGTGGGTTGATCGGTCCGGCGCAACGCGTCGGTGAGATGGCCCGCACGTTCACCTTCCTCGGCCGATACTATCAGCTTCGCTTCAGCCGACTTGTGGAGATCGGCCGGGCGACCGTGCTGCCGGCGGTGGTGCTGATTGCGGCCTTGTTCGTCGGATGCCTGGTGCTGGCGATGTTCCTGCCGCTGGTGCAACTGCTGGAGACCCTTACCGAAGATGCCTTAAGCGGGGGACGATTGTAATGCGGCTTGCGATTCAACATCAGCGAGGATTCATGTTGCTGGACGCCGTGCTCGGCCTGACGTTGATCATCATGGTGATCACGGTGCTCACCGTTGCCGCGGGCCACCAGCAACGCGGCGCGATGTACTTCGGTCTGGAACGGGAGTTGGTGTACGAAGCCGAGCACGTGCTCACTGATTTGCAGCAGGGTCGGCCGGCCTCGCCCCTGCACGAGGACAGCATCGTGGTGGTCAACGCGTTGCCGATCACGGATGAGTCACTCCCGTGGGTCGAGGTGCGCGTTGAGCGGGCGGGGCA
The Phycisphaerales bacterium AB-hyl4 genome window above contains:
- a CDS encoding type II secretion system F family protein, with product MTTIFRLTSLAVAALFWMVAGVVVMFAIMMVMTVLGVTIGPIFLIGGPAGGLLLLVMLGVIARRVRERRAMLVLSHLEQTIRLNLPLPAMLHAAAVSENGKARLRFSRLREAIETGSSLGDAVAAQVPELPSRAVSLIAVGERLGQLPATLGRLVRESRHDHRDQEPEQALVWAYALVLLLTLVFVFAGISIFIMPSYVEIFADFDASLPWLTQVTIAFAWTRVPVFLLVATIVLALAAAGHATWQMLHTADRRPKPWAALTDHLLWCVPGVRSMVRDRALADVFGCVADALRAGQPMESALQQASELPMNAVVRRRLRRWADAVQAGRNMGEAARAARLPAMACGLIGPAQRVGEMARTFTFLGRYYQLRFSRLVEIGRATVLPAVVLIAALFVGCLVLAMFLPLVQLLETLTEDALSGGRL